In a single window of the Candidatus Dormiibacterota bacterium genome:
- a CDS encoding DUF3187 family protein, giving the protein MRPRAALWLALLLPGFAFASGLDDPLPIRDPFPFKLLFLDQPPSAAALQPPLGARFSINSSYVNTMVATNDLVELYNRDPSYRGIVTLGVLQMVANAQPSRTAFIFDGETLRTTLQARVGITQRFELGVDAPFLSQYRGFMDPLIDEFHQRFGLPDGGRTGFDHNQFRAGYIGDGVTVYSDEAPGGLRLGDVVLSAAGALLVEGRRSPAMSLMLSAKLPTGDYHTLDGSGSLDYGGTLRLSKRWGRSTAHAGFSFNSVGEWRLAPSLALHNSRSLFGAYVFSATPDTCLILQALRTAGPFPFRSGNDLGKVAMEVAGGFRHRMAPGFELEWSFIENIDPYYNTPDVGVFLGLNYRTGGPAPNTGGLPEGGPPSR; this is encoded by the coding sequence TCGACGACCCCCTGCCGATCCGCGACCCGTTTCCTTTCAAGCTCCTGTTCCTGGACCAGCCCCCTTCGGCCGCCGCGCTGCAGCCGCCGCTCGGGGCGCGTTTCTCGATCAATTCGTCCTATGTGAACACCATGGTCGCGACCAACGACCTGGTCGAGCTCTACAACCGGGACCCGTCGTATCGCGGCATCGTGACCTTGGGTGTCCTGCAGATGGTGGCGAACGCCCAGCCTTCGCGGACCGCTTTCATCTTCGACGGCGAGACTCTGAGGACCACGCTGCAGGCGCGTGTCGGGATCACACAGCGATTCGAGCTCGGCGTGGACGCGCCGTTCCTGTCGCAATACCGCGGGTTCATGGACCCTCTCATCGACGAATTCCATCAGCGATTCGGACTGCCCGACGGCGGTCGCACCGGTTTCGATCACAACCAGTTCCGCGCCGGGTACATCGGCGACGGGGTGACGGTGTACTCCGATGAGGCACCGGGCGGCCTTCGGCTCGGCGATGTGGTCCTGTCGGCGGCCGGGGCGCTGCTCGTCGAGGGCCGCCGTTCCCCCGCCATGTCCCTCATGCTCTCCGCCAAGCTTCCCACGGGGGACTACCATACCCTCGATGGGAGCGGCTCGCTCGATTATGGCGGGACGCTGCGTCTCTCGAAGAGGTGGGGGCGGTCGACGGCGCACGCCGGGTTCAGCTTCAACTCGGTCGGCGAATGGCGGCTCGCCCCGAGCCTGGCGCTGCACAACTCGCGCAGCCTGTTCGGCGCCTATGTCTTTTCCGCGACGCCGGACACCTGTCTCATCCTGCAGGCCCTCCGCACCGCCGGACCGTTTCCGTTCCGCTCGGGAAACGACCTGGGGAAGGTGGCGATGGAGGTCGCCGGGGGCTTTCGCCACCGGATGGCGCCGGGATTCGAGCTGGAGTGGTCCTTCATCGAGAACATCGACCCCTATTACAACACCCCCGACGTCGGCGTCTTCCTCGGCCTGAACTACCGCACCGGTGGACCCGCCCCGAACACCGGGGGGCTTCCCGAAGGCGGTCCACCAAGTCGCTGA